A window of the Trichoderma asperellum chromosome 6, complete sequence genome harbors these coding sequences:
- a CDS encoding uncharacterized protein (SECRETED:SignalP(1-27)~TransMembrane:1 (n14-22c27/28o189-212i)) — MASFRNNALRQGYLVLLVLAFSTLVSAIELNVCASFNTAQTPLNVSIYQTNGLCTQFCMKKNYAFSITQQNSCWCSNYYPDQGSVVDTKKCNTPCPAWTPEDCGGPGLFGYILLNEVAPSGTSTAPASSTTGQSSSTSSSSASITPNPSSSGEQSSGSSGGLPKQTADPSGDQTGTTSKKSKSGLSTGAIVGIVVGIVGGLVVLAAALFWFLRRRRQNQDEYRDDPSVRGSSSGMVGSVPPEMSINGGSPASPVAAANRNSTIQIDPRMDPFKQGLYIRGSHESLNTLRDDHDYSRRIQRPTVLRATNPDPEEG; from the exons ATGGCCTCATTTAGGAACAATGCCCTGCGACAGGGCTACTTGGTTCTCCTGGTGCTGGCCTTTTCAACCTTAGTTTCTGCTATAGAACTTAATGTTTGTGCCAGTTTCAACACGGCCCAAACGCCGTTGA ACGTCAGCATATACCAAACCAACGGACTTTGTACACAGTTTTGCATGAAGAAAAATTACGCCTTCTCCATCACACAACAGAATTCGTGCTGGTGCTCAAACTATTATCCCGACCAAGGCTCGGTAGTCGACACCAAAAAGTGTAATACACCTTGCCCAGCTTGGACTCCCGAAGACTGCGGTGGACCCGGCTTGTTTGGCTATATTCTCTTGAATGAGGTCGCTCCGTCCGGTACCAGCACGGCACCAGCAAGCTCAACAACAGGACAG TCGAGCTCcacgtcgtcgtcttctgcCAGTATCACGCCTAACCCATCGTCATCCGGCGAGCAGAGCtccggcagcagcggcggtcTTCCCAAGCAAACAGCAGACCCAAGCGGAGACCAAACCGGCACCACTTCCAAGAAATCGAAATCGGGGCTTTCAACCGGTGCCATTGTTGGTATTGTGGTTGGTATTGTGGGCGGTCTGGTGGTCCTCGCTGCTGCCCTCTTCTGGTTCCTCCGGCGGAGAAGGCAAAATCAGGACGAATACCGAGACGATCCTAGCGTTCGGGGTAGCTCATCCGGCATGGTGGGATCGGTTCCCCCTGAGATGAGCATAAACGGCGGCTCACCAGCTTCGCCGGTCGCTGCTGCCAACAGAAACAGCACAATCCAGATCGATCCTCGAATGGACCCCTTTAAGCAGGGTCTCTACATACGCGGTAGCCACGAAAGTCTCAACACTCTGCGAGACGACCATGACTATTCACGACGAATCCAGCGACCTACGGTGCTCCGAGCAACGAACCCTGATCCTGAAGAAGGATAA